In one Candidatus Methylomirabilota bacterium genomic region, the following are encoded:
- a CDS encoding MBL fold metallo-hydrolase, producing the protein MTTPSDTVYLRQMELGPMQNFVYLIGDPETRDCVAVDPAWEIDAILEQVQADGMHLIGALVTHTHQDHVGGHLFGHDIPGIEDLLAKAPAKVYVHAAEREFLRGFGSDLVKVGGGDTLDVGRMKITFVHTPGHTPGSQCFLVDGRLISGDTLFIRSCGRTDLPGSDPREMYTSLTQRLGALPDDTVVFPGHNYGGTVTTIGDEKRHNPMMRFPTMTDFLRVMGRG; encoded by the coding sequence ATGACGACTCCCTCCGACACCGTCTACCTCAGGCAGATGGAGCTGGGCCCGATGCAGAACTTCGTCTACCTCATCGGCGACCCGGAGACGCGGGACTGCGTCGCGGTGGATCCGGCCTGGGAGATCGACGCCATCCTGGAGCAGGTCCAGGCCGACGGGATGCATCTCATCGGCGCGCTCGTCACCCACACGCACCAGGACCACGTCGGCGGCCACCTCTTCGGCCACGACATCCCCGGAATCGAGGACCTCCTGGCCAAGGCCCCGGCCAAGGTCTACGTCCACGCGGCCGAGCGCGAGTTCCTCCGCGGCTTCGGCTCGGACCTCGTCAAGGTGGGCGGCGGGGACACCCTCGACGTGGGGCGCATGAAGATCACGTTCGTCCACACGCCGGGGCATACGCCGGGCTCCCAGTGCTTCCTCGTGGACGGCCGCCTGATCTCGGGCGACACCCTCTTCATCCGCTCCTGCGGCCGCACCGACCTGCCCGGCAGCGACCCCAGGGAGATGTACACCTCGCTGACCCAGCGGCTGGGCGCTCTCCCGGACGACACCGTGGTCTTCCCCGGCCACAACTACGGCGGGACCGTCACCACGATCGGTGACGAGAAGCGCCACAATCCAATGATGCGCTTCCCCACGATGACCGACTTTCTCCGCGTCATGGGCCGCGGCTAA
- a CDS encoding SDR family oxidoreductase, whose protein sequence is MTPQGIKQVNKTARKVALVTGGAIRLGRAIALELARTGFDVAVNFHRSAAHAHATAAAIATLGARVVTIRADVAKPVEARRLVAETVRRLGRLDLLVNNAGVFWRTPWDTVTPADFDRFIAVNVKGAFFCSQAAARAMGRRGGRIINLADVGAKRAWPGYIPYAISKAGVVMLTRGLAAALAPRIQVNAVGPGAVLLPEDFPRESKRRLRAKIPMGRLGHPDDVAAAVRFFATCPDYITGQVLYVDGGATAV, encoded by the coding sequence ATGACACCACAGGGAATTAAGCAAGTCAACAAAACGGCCCGCAAGGTCGCTCTTGTAACGGGCGGCGCGATCCGCCTCGGGCGCGCCATCGCGCTCGAGCTCGCCCGGACGGGCTTTGACGTCGCGGTCAACTTTCACCGCTCGGCTGCCCACGCCCACGCCACGGCCGCCGCGATCGCCACGCTGGGAGCGCGCGTGGTGACCATCCGCGCCGACGTGGCCAAGCCGGTGGAGGCGCGGCGGCTGGTGGCAGAGACCGTCCGACGGCTCGGGCGGCTCGACCTGCTGGTCAACAACGCGGGCGTCTTCTGGCGGACACCGTGGGACACCGTCACCCCGGCCGACTTCGACCGGTTCATCGCCGTCAACGTCAAGGGCGCCTTCTTCTGCTCCCAGGCCGCCGCGCGCGCGATGGGCCGTCGGGGAGGCCGCATCATCAACCTGGCGGATGTGGGCGCCAAGCGGGCGTGGCCGGGCTATATCCCCTACGCGATCTCCAAGGCGGGCGTGGTGATGCTGACGCGAGGGCTCGCGGCGGCGCTGGCGCCCCGGATCCAGGTCAACGCGGTGGGGCCGGGCGCGGTCCTCCTGCCCGAGGATTTCCCGCGCGAGTCGAAGCGGCGGCTGCGGGCGAAGATCCCGATGGGCAGGCTCGGGCACCCGGACGACGTGGCGGCGGCGGTGCGCTTCTTCGCCACCTGCCCGGACTACATCACGGGCCAAGTCCTCTACGTCGACGGCGGCGCCACCGCTGTCTAG
- a CDS encoding DUF502 domain-containing protein — protein sequence MAGPVRNWFKVRFITGFFVTVPAIASAWLLYVFWDFIDTFFSPGYERVFGRRIPGLGFLTAVLFILFMGTIATNVLGRRILARVELLFIRVPIFRSIYPSIKQLIESFSPEKRQSFKAVVLAEHPREGEFVFGFVTSEVLVETPGRKREMVTVFVPTNNLYLGDVIMVPRQDVISTGLTVEEGIRIILSAGTATPSRLPRERL from the coding sequence ATGGCCGGCCCGGTTCGAAACTGGTTCAAGGTCCGTTTCATCACCGGTTTCTTCGTCACGGTCCCCGCCATCGCCAGCGCATGGCTCCTGTACGTGTTCTGGGACTTCATCGACACGTTTTTCTCCCCCGGCTACGAGCGGGTCTTCGGGCGGCGCATCCCCGGCTTGGGCTTCCTCACCGCCGTGCTGTTCATCCTGTTCATGGGCACCATCGCCACCAACGTTCTGGGCCGGCGCATCCTGGCCCGCGTCGAACTGTTGTTCATCCGCGTGCCCATCTTCCGCAGCATCTACCCGTCCATCAAGCAGCTGATCGAGTCCTTCTCGCCCGAGAAGCGCCAGTCCTTCAAGGCCGTCGTCCTGGCCGAGCACCCCCGCGAGGGCGAGTTCGTCTTCGGCTTCGTCACCTCCGAGGTCCTCGTGGAGACGCCCGGCCGCAAGCGAGAGATGGTGACCGTCTTCGTCCCGACCAACAACCTCTACCTGGGCGACGTCATCATGGTGCCGCGGCAGGACGTCATCTCCACCGGGCTCACGGTCGAGGAGGGCATTCGCATCATCCTCTCGGCCGGCACCGCCACCCCCTCCCGGCTGCCGCGCGAGCGGCTCTGA
- a CDS encoding alpha/beta family hydrolase, whose protein sequence is METPLALDVRGGLRLEALVALPESPKAGLVVCHPHPLYGGDMDNPVVVRVAELAQGVGMATLRFNFRGVGASSGVHAGGEGEQDDVAAALAALCGRLPAESPIGLAGYSFGAWVAARVAAAMPALPALALLAPPLGMYDLDFLGHAPSHTLLVSGSRDQYCPAEALERLGMRLGTRAQIIEGAEHFFFGKLFPLSEAVGRWLRTWTP, encoded by the coding sequence GTGGAAACACCTCTAGCGCTTGACGTCCGGGGCGGTCTGCGGCTTGAGGCCCTCGTAGCCCTACCGGAGAGCCCCAAGGCCGGCTTGGTGGTCTGCCACCCCCACCCCCTCTACGGGGGCGACATGGACAATCCCGTAGTGGTCCGCGTCGCCGAACTTGCCCAAGGCGTGGGCATGGCGACCCTCCGCTTCAATTTTCGCGGAGTGGGAGCATCGAGCGGCGTCCATGCAGGCGGCGAGGGCGAGCAGGACGACGTGGCCGCGGCGCTCGCGGCGCTCTGCGGGCGGCTGCCCGCGGAGAGCCCGATAGGCCTCGCGGGTTACTCCTTCGGCGCCTGGGTAGCCGCGCGTGTCGCGGCGGCCATGCCTGCCCTGCCCGCGCTGGCCCTGCTGGCGCCCCCCCTCGGGATGTACGATCTGGACTTCCTCGGCCACGCGCCCTCGCATACGCTGCTGGTGTCGGGCAGCCGAGACCAGTACTGCCCCGCGGAGGCGCTCGAGCGGCTGGGGATGCGGCTCGGCACCAGGGCGCAGATCATCGAGGGCGCTGAGCACTTCTTCTTCGGCAAGCTGTTCCCGCTGAGCGAGGCGGTGGGGCGGTGGCTACGGACGTGGACGCCCTAG